From Candidatus Manganitrophus morganii, the proteins below share one genomic window:
- a CDS encoding prephenate dehydrogenase/arogenate dehydrogenase family protein — translation MLFKQMTIIGVGLIGGSLGLISKRKKIVESVVGYGKKRGSLQKATAMGVIDRYVLTLPKAVEGADLVVLATPVGTFERICQAIAPHLKEGAIVTDVGSVKGAWVARMESLMPRHAFFVGGHPIAGREKSGVEAATAELFQGSRCILTPTAQTDPKALKKVAALWEKAGARVSEMNPSDHDQILAAVSHLPHLVAYVLMETLTHPKIAKKNPVQFSAGGLRDFTRIAASSPEMWRDIFLLNRDAVVEMVDLYQESLEKVKKKILEGDAAGLMEIFERAKAIRQKALS, via the coding sequence TTGCTCTTCAAACAAATGACCATCATCGGCGTCGGCCTGATCGGCGGTTCTTTAGGCCTGATCTCCAAGCGGAAGAAGATCGTCGAAAGTGTCGTCGGATACGGCAAGAAACGGGGAAGCCTTCAGAAGGCGACCGCGATGGGGGTGATCGATCGGTATGTCCTTACCCTCCCGAAGGCGGTCGAGGGGGCCGATCTGGTTGTCCTCGCCACGCCGGTCGGGACCTTTGAGCGAATCTGCCAGGCGATCGCCCCGCATCTGAAAGAAGGGGCGATCGTGACCGATGTCGGAAGCGTCAAAGGGGCCTGGGTCGCCCGGATGGAATCGCTGATGCCGCGCCACGCTTTTTTTGTGGGAGGACATCCGATTGCGGGGCGCGAGAAGTCGGGGGTCGAGGCGGCGACGGCTGAACTCTTTCAGGGAAGCCGCTGCATTCTGACGCCGACCGCTCAAACCGACCCGAAGGCGCTCAAGAAGGTGGCCGCGCTTTGGGAAAAGGCGGGGGCGCGCGTCTCGGAGATGAACCCTTCCGACCATGACCAGATTTTGGCGGCGGTCAGCCATCTTCCTCATCTCGTCGCTTATGTGTTGATGGAAACATTAACCCATCCGAAAATCGCGAAGAAAAATCCGGTCCAGTTCTCGGCAGGGGGGCTGCGCGATTTCACCCGGATCGCGGCGAGCTCCCCGGAGATGTGGCGCGATATTTTTCTGCTCAACCGGGACGCCGTGGTCGAGATGGTCGATCTCTACCAGGAGTCGCTTGAGAAGGTGAAGAAGAAGATCCTGGAGGGGGACGCGGCGGGCTTGATGGAAATTTTCGAACGGGCCAAGGCGATCCGCCAGAAAGCGCTGTCATGA
- a CDS encoding 1-acyl-sn-glycerol-3-phosphate acyltransferase, with amino-acid sequence MMLYRIAHVVVWTLARLFFRIRVIGESYVPREGGVIVAANHNSYFDIPLLGCVLSRRADNIAKSELFRNRLLAALFRTLGGFPVRRGTIDRQAIGEAVRRLKAGHLLAMYPEGTRSKDGRLQSPKPGIGMMVALSGVKVIPAYIDGTAPVRPFRRVTVVFGKPIDFKGQIQEIERVEKEGINPKILYATISQEIMSEIAALERTLAETNR; translated from the coding sequence ATGATGCTTTATCGAATCGCGCATGTGGTGGTTTGGACCCTGGCGAGGCTCTTTTTCCGGATCAGAGTGATCGGTGAGTCTTACGTTCCACGGGAAGGGGGGGTGATTGTCGCAGCCAATCACAACAGCTATTTTGATATTCCCCTTCTCGGCTGTGTCCTCTCCCGCCGGGCCGACAACATTGCGAAGAGCGAGCTTTTCCGAAATCGGCTCCTCGCCGCCCTTTTCAGGACGCTCGGCGGATTTCCGGTGCGGCGCGGGACAATCGATCGGCAGGCGATCGGCGAGGCGGTGCGGCGATTGAAAGCAGGGCATCTTCTGGCGATGTATCCGGAAGGAACACGCAGTAAGGACGGCCGGCTCCAGTCTCCGAAGCCGGGGATCGGAATGATGGTGGCGCTCTCGGGGGTGAAGGTCATTCCGGCCTATATCGATGGAACTGCGCCGGTCCGTCCCTTTCGGCGGGTGACGGTGGTCTTCGGCAAGCCGATCGATTTTAAGGGTCAAATTCAAGAGATTGAAAGGGTTGAAAAAGAAGGTATCAATCCCAAAATACTTTATGCTACAATTTCACAGGAAATCATGAGCGAGATTGCGGCACTAGAACGGACATTGGCGGAGACCAATCGTTGA
- the hisC gene encoding histidinol-phosphate transaminase — protein sequence MIKVSPDIAGIIPYPPGKPMEELERELGIKGSIKLASNENPLGPSPKAVAAIRKGMEKIQRYPDGAGYYLREALAEKWKVEPSQVIIGNGSNEIIELLVRTFILPGDEAIMADPSFSLYSLVVTTGHGKPVQIPLKEGRHDLAQMAKAITPKTKLVFVCNPNNPTGTIVDKREVARFLLRVPRRILVIFDEAYAEYATDPDFPQTIDSLREGASVIFLRTFSKIYGLAGLRIGYGISRPEVIDYMNRVRQPFNTNLPAQQGALAALSDEAHLSKSLRINQEGKESLCRQFDEMGLSYFPSETNFIYFNLNGSDLSLGKKVFTALLHKGVIIRHLEGLHLRVTIGLPKENRRFIQSLKEVLSLK from the coding sequence ATGATTAAAGTCAGCCCCGATATCGCCGGCATCATTCCTTATCCTCCCGGCAAGCCGATGGAGGAGCTCGAGCGGGAGCTCGGGATCAAAGGATCGATCAAGCTTGCGTCGAACGAGAATCCGCTCGGGCCTTCGCCGAAGGCGGTGGCGGCGATCCGAAAAGGGATGGAGAAGATCCAGCGCTATCCCGACGGGGCCGGTTATTATCTGAGGGAAGCGTTGGCCGAAAAATGGAAGGTCGAGCCCTCGCAGGTGATCATCGGGAACGGCTCGAACGAGATCATCGAATTGCTTGTCCGAACGTTCATCCTGCCGGGGGATGAGGCGATCATGGCCGATCCGAGCTTCTCGCTTTATTCATTGGTGGTTACCACCGGCCACGGCAAGCCGGTTCAGATTCCGCTGAAAGAGGGGAGACACGATCTTGCCCAGATGGCGAAGGCGATCACCCCGAAGACCAAGCTGGTTTTTGTCTGCAACCCGAACAACCCCACCGGGACAATTGTCGACAAAAGAGAGGTCGCCCGGTTTCTGCTGCGGGTTCCGAGGCGGATCTTGGTGATTTTCGACGAGGCCTATGCCGAATATGCCACCGACCCCGATTTTCCTCAGACGATCGATTCCCTCCGAGAAGGGGCGTCGGTGATTTTTCTTCGGACCTTTTCGAAGATTTACGGCCTTGCCGGTCTTCGGATCGGTTATGGGATCAGCCGGCCGGAGGTGATCGACTACATGAACCGGGTGCGGCAGCCGTTTAATACCAATCTGCCGGCGCAGCAGGGGGCGCTCGCGGCCCTTTCGGATGAGGCCCACCTCTCCAAGTCGCTTCGGATCAACCAGGAGGGAAAGGAGTCTCTCTGTCGGCAGTTTGATGAGATGGGACTTTCCTATTTCCCATCCGAGACGAATTTTATTTATTTTAATCTCAACGGCTCCGACCTTTCGCTCGGCAAGAAAGTTTTTACCGCGCTCCTCCACAAGGGGGTGATTATCCGGCATCTGGAGGGGCTCCATCTTCGGGTGACCATCGGCCTTCCGAAGGAGAATCGGCGATTCATTCAATCGCTGAAAGAAGTTTTGTCTTTAAAGTAG
- the aroF gene encoding 3-deoxy-7-phosphoheptulonate synthase gives MIIVLKPSATEREIGHIVAKIKEAGLKSHISKGEERTIIGVVGDERALQSQPLLAFPGVEGVLPILAPYKLVSREFKKENTVLDVQGIQIGGKRLVMMAGPCSVEKQDLLSSIAQEVKEAGAVILRGGAFKPRTSPYAFQGLGEEGLEYLTEAKKKTGLLIITEIMDPRDMPMMLKHADIIQIGARNMQNFRLLAEVGSYNKPVMLKRGLSATIKEFLLSAEYIMAAGNSQVILCERGIRTFETATRNTLDLSAVPVIRELSHLPIIIDPSHAVGKTNLVAPMAKAAVAAGADGLIIEVHSNPEEAYCDGEQAMLPKDFKTLMAQLRRIAAAVDREL, from the coding sequence ATGATCATCGTCTTAAAACCGAGCGCCACCGAGCGGGAGATTGGGCATATCGTCGCCAAGATCAAAGAGGCCGGCTTGAAATCGCACATCAGCAAGGGAGAGGAGCGGACGATCATCGGCGTTGTCGGCGATGAACGGGCTCTCCAGAGCCAGCCGCTCTTGGCCTTCCCCGGGGTCGAGGGGGTTCTGCCGATCCTGGCGCCGTACAAGCTGGTCAGCCGCGAGTTCAAGAAAGAAAACACGGTTCTCGATGTGCAGGGAATCCAGATCGGCGGAAAGCGGCTGGTGATGATGGCCGGTCCCTGCTCGGTCGAGAAGCAAGATCTCCTCTCCTCGATCGCCCAGGAGGTGAAGGAGGCGGGGGCGGTGATCCTGCGGGGCGGGGCCTTCAAGCCGAGGACCTCTCCTTATGCTTTCCAGGGATTAGGGGAAGAAGGGCTCGAATATCTGACCGAGGCGAAGAAGAAAACAGGTCTTTTAATTATCACCGAAATCATGGACCCGCGCGATATGCCGATGATGCTCAAACACGCCGATATTATTCAGATCGGGGCGCGGAACATGCAAAACTTTCGTCTGCTGGCGGAAGTCGGCTCTTACAACAAGCCGGTGATGCTCAAACGGGGTCTCTCCGCCACGATCAAAGAGTTTCTTCTCTCGGCCGAGTACATCATGGCGGCCGGTAATTCTCAGGTCATTCTCTGCGAGCGGGGGATTCGAACTTTCGAGACGGCGACGCGGAACACCCTCGATCTCTCCGCCGTCCCGGTGATCCGGGAGCTGTCGCATCTCCCGATCATCATCGATCCGAGCCATGCGGTCGGAAAAACAAACCTGGTTGCCCCGATGGCGAAGGCCGCGGTGGCGGCGGGGGCCGACGGTCTGATCATCGAAGTCCACTCCAATCCGGAGGAGGCCTACTGCGACGGGGAGCAGGCGATGCTGCCGAAGGATTTCAAAACCTTGATGGCGCAGCTGAGGCGGATCGCGGCGGCAGTAGATAGAGAATTATAA
- the aroA gene encoding 3-phosphoshikimate 1-carboxyvinyltransferase has protein sequence MKKRPLRGTITVPGDKSITHRAVIFSALGEGSSEVIGYLPSEDCERTITAFREMGIAISVETVNGLPSLHVQGKGLWGLTEPTGVIDCGNSGTTLRLLTGLLAGKPFFSVLTGDASLRKRPMRRVIDPLQTMGAEILGRSGGTLAPLAISGKKLNGIDYRLPIASAQVKSAILLAGLTASGVTTLSEPSRSRDHTERMLRSLGVRFEENNGRLSVVGGSSYPGKRIEVPGDLSSAAFFLVAGAIIEGSEITIRKIGVNPTRTGLLEVLKEMGAEITVTPLEPMGDEPVADLTVRSTSLHGAVIGGDLIPRTIDEFPILCVAAAAAEGETVIRDAQELRVKESDRIAAMAQALRGMGIAVEEFPDGMRIEGKKKWKGTFCETHGDHRIAMSMAIAGLVAEGGNEIDDVACIDTSFPGFLGLLATLTE, from the coding sequence GTGAAAAAACGCCCCCTGCGGGGAACGATCACGGTTCCTGGGGATAAATCGATCACCCATCGGGCGGTGATCTTCTCGGCGCTGGGGGAGGGGTCGAGCGAGGTCATCGGCTATCTTCCTTCTGAAGATTGCGAGCGGACGATCACTGCGTTTCGAGAGATGGGGATTGCCATTTCCGTCGAGACGGTGAACGGTCTTCCCTCTCTCCATGTGCAAGGGAAAGGGCTCTGGGGACTGACGGAGCCGACAGGGGTCATCGACTGCGGCAACTCCGGAACGACGCTGCGCCTTCTGACCGGATTGCTGGCCGGGAAGCCGTTTTTCTCGGTGCTGACGGGAGATGCCTCGCTTCGGAAACGGCCGATGCGGCGGGTCATCGATCCTCTCCAGACAATGGGGGCGGAAATCCTCGGCCGATCGGGAGGGACGTTGGCTCCGCTGGCGATCTCCGGAAAGAAACTCAACGGAATTGATTATCGACTCCCGATCGCAAGCGCCCAGGTGAAATCGGCGATCCTGCTGGCCGGCCTGACCGCCTCGGGGGTGACGACCCTCTCCGAGCCGAGCCGGTCGCGTGACCACACCGAACGGATGCTGCGTTCCCTGGGTGTCCGGTTCGAGGAAAACAACGGGCGGCTTTCCGTCGTCGGCGGCTCGTCTTATCCCGGCAAGCGGATCGAGGTTCCGGGGGATCTCTCCTCGGCGGCCTTTTTTCTGGTCGCCGGGGCGATCATCGAAGGTTCGGAGATCACGATCCGAAAAATCGGGGTCAATCCGACCCGGACCGGTCTCCTGGAAGTATTGAAGGAGATGGGGGCGGAGATCACGGTGACCCCTCTTGAGCCGATGGGAGACGAACCGGTCGCCGACCTGACCGTCCGTTCCACCTCACTCCACGGGGCAGTGATCGGGGGGGATCTGATTCCCCGCACGATCGATGAGTTCCCGATCCTCTGCGTCGCGGCGGCGGCGGCCGAAGGGGAAACGGTGATCCGGGACGCGCAAGAACTACGGGTCAAAGAGAGCGATCGGATCGCCGCGATGGCCCAGGCGTTGCGGGGAATGGGGATCGCGGTGGAGGAGTTTCCCGATGGGATGCGGATCGAAGGGAAGAAAAAGTGGAAGGGAACCTTCTGCGAGACACATGGAGACCACCGAATCGCCATGTCGATGGCGATCGCCGGGCTTGTCGCGGAGGGGGGAAATGAGATCGACGACGTTGCCTGCATCGACACTTCTTTCCCGGGATTTTTGGGGTTGTTGGCAACGTTGACAGAATAG
- the cmk gene encoding (d)CMP kinase codes for MRKLIIAIDGPAAAGKSTAAKNLAKRLGYLYLDSGALYRAIAWKLLQEKINPESQENVEAAAQSIEIEFRLKGEQTEIWVGGIDVTPSLRLPEVTRVSSIASTYPGVRKKLLSIQRSIGSGGGVVMEGRDIGTVVFPEADLKFYLDATTPVRGLRRHKELEQKGIPSDLEKTTREIEERDLKDSRRHVAPLKKSEDAIVIDSTPLNLEEVIAQMVQEVEKKLTAKQAKKLK; via the coding sequence GTGCGAAAACTAATCATTGCCATTGACGGTCCGGCGGCGGCCGGTAAGAGCACTGCGGCGAAGAATTTGGCCAAACGGCTCGGCTATCTCTATCTCGATTCGGGTGCGCTCTATCGCGCCATTGCCTGGAAGCTTCTTCAAGAAAAGATCAATCCGGAGTCCCAGGAGAACGTCGAGGCGGCGGCCCAATCAATCGAAATCGAGTTCCGACTGAAGGGAGAGCAGACCGAGATCTGGGTCGGGGGGATCGATGTTACCCCTTCCCTTCGATTGCCGGAAGTGACCCGGGTCTCTTCGATTGCGTCGACCTATCCGGGCGTTCGAAAGAAGCTCCTCTCCATTCAGCGGTCGATCGGAAGCGGCGGCGGGGTCGTGATGGAAGGACGCGATATCGGCACGGTCGTTTTTCCCGAGGCCGATCTGAAGTTCTATCTCGATGCGACCACCCCGGTCCGGGGGCTGCGCCGGCACAAAGAGCTCGAGCAGAAGGGGATCCCGTCCGACCTGGAGAAAACGACCCGGGAGATCGAGGAGCGGGATCTCAAAGACAGCCGTCGGCACGTTGCCCCGTTAAAAAAGAGCGAGGATGCCATTGTGATCGATTCCACCCCGCTGAACCTGGAGGAGGTGATCGCGCAGATGGTCCAAGAAGTCGAGAAAAAGCTCACGGCCAAACAGGCGAAGAAACTGAAATAG